A single region of the Psychrobacter alimentarius genome encodes:
- a CDS encoding alanine/glycine:cation symporter family protein: MTEGIAGWFNSIVNYGVSIIWGNNEWLVASNPWYGLLMFVLIGAGLYFTIATRFIQFRHFGHMWKLLRVSNQGRKDGGISSFEALMTSLAARVGTGNLAGVAIAIYLGGPGAVFWMWMTALVGMSTSFIESTLAQAYKVPHTDNVYRGGPAYYIEKGLGMRWLAIFFSLCLLVAFGLAFNGVQSNTIAQATNEAFGVPTWMTGLILVVLVAPVVFGGLRSVARIAGKIVPVMAILYILLALFIIVTNFSQFPAAVALIVKSAFGFEQAAGGVIGYGIAQAMINGIKRGLFSNEAGMGSAPNAAATAKSHPDHPAVQGFMQMLGVFLDTLVICTATASIIILSGVVDPNVEQEGIQLTQLALSQYVGDLGVTFVAIAIFFFSFTSIIANYSYGESNLEFISGAKNAKVMIMIFRFMVLGMVFVGAVASLPAIWNFADLSMGLMALVNLFAILMLSPVALRVLRDYERQVKEGKTGDQIKFDPNNFVKLRDEANRDAWTD, translated from the coding sequence ATGACCGAAGGGATAGCTGGTTGGTTTAATAGCATCGTAAATTATGGTGTCAGTATTATTTGGGGAAACAATGAATGGTTGGTTGCTAGCAACCCTTGGTATGGATTATTAATGTTCGTATTGATTGGCGCTGGTCTTTACTTCACTATCGCCACACGCTTTATTCAGTTTCGCCATTTTGGCCATATGTGGAAATTATTACGTGTTTCGAACCAAGGTCGCAAAGATGGTGGTATCAGCTCATTTGAAGCTTTAATGACATCATTAGCCGCGCGCGTCGGTACAGGTAACTTAGCAGGGGTCGCAATCGCGATCTATCTTGGTGGTCCAGGTGCAGTGTTTTGGATGTGGATGACGGCTCTCGTCGGTATGTCGACCAGTTTCATAGAGTCAACGCTAGCACAGGCTTATAAAGTGCCTCATACAGACAATGTGTACCGCGGTGGACCAGCTTATTACATTGAGAAAGGCCTAGGAATGCGCTGGCTAGCGATATTTTTCTCGCTATGTTTGTTGGTTGCTTTTGGTCTGGCATTCAACGGTGTACAGTCAAATACGATTGCTCAAGCGACTAATGAGGCTTTTGGCGTTCCAACATGGATGACCGGATTGATATTGGTCGTATTGGTTGCGCCAGTGGTATTTGGTGGTCTGCGTTCAGTTGCTCGTATTGCTGGTAAGATTGTACCTGTGATGGCGATTTTATATATTTTATTGGCGCTATTCATCATTGTTACTAACTTTAGCCAGTTTCCAGCGGCGGTTGCCTTGATTGTCAAATCAGCCTTTGGCTTTGAGCAAGCAGCAGGTGGTGTGATTGGTTACGGCATCGCTCAGGCCATGATCAATGGTATCAAACGTGGTTTGTTTTCGAACGAAGCGGGTATGGGTTCAGCACCGAACGCGGCGGCAACGGCAAAGAGCCATCCTGATCATCCAGCGGTGCAGGGGTTTATGCAAATGCTGGGTGTTTTTCTAGATACTCTTGTTATCTGTACAGCAACGGCTTCAATCATCATATTGTCTGGTGTGGTCGATCCAAACGTTGAACAAGAAGGTATTCAATTAACTCAGTTAGCCTTATCGCAATATGTTGGTGATTTGGGTGTGACGTTCGTCGCCATTGCGATTTTCTTTTTCTCATTTACCTCTATCATTGCCAACTATAGTTATGGCGAGTCGAATCTTGAGTTCATCTCTGGTGCCAAAAATGCCAAAGTCATGATCATGATATTCCGCTTTATGGTACTCGGTATGGTATTTGTGGGTGCTGTCGCTAGCTTACCAGCAATATGGAACTTTGCTGATTTATCGATGGGTCTCATGGCATTGGTCAACTTGTTTGCTATTTTGATGCTGTCTCCAGTGGCACTAAGAGTCTTACGTGATTATGAACGTCAAGTTAAAGAAGGCAAAACGGGAGATCAAATAAAATTCGATCCCAATAATTTTGTGAAGCTAAGAGATGAAGCCAATCGCGATGCTTGGACGGATTGA
- a CDS encoding DUF4212 domain-containing protein: protein MENHNDSSGYWRANVRLILGCLVIWALCSYGFGILLRPLLAGIRIGGTDLGFWFAQQGAIIVFMVLIFFYAWRMNKLDKQYGVDEE, encoded by the coding sequence ATGGAAAACCACAACGATTCATCCGGTTATTGGCGTGCCAATGTCCGTCTCATTTTAGGTTGCCTAGTCATTTGGGCACTATGCTCTTATGGTTTTGGGATCTTATTACGTCCTCTCTTAGCAGGTATTAGAATCGGTGGTACTGATCTGGGCTTTTGGTTTGCTCAGCAAGGCGCGATTATAGTATTTATGGTCTTAATCTTCTTTTACGCCTGGCGTATGAATAAGTTAGATAAACAATATGGCGTAGACGAGGAATAA
- a CDS encoding sodium:solute symporter family protein, giving the protein MSQFVINIIFVGLSFALYFGIAIWARAGSTSEFYVAGGGVHPVVNGMATAADWMSAASFISMAGILAAGGYGASTYLMGWTGGYVLLAMLLAPYLRKFGKFTVPDFIGDRFYSKTAAMIAVVCLIIASTTYVIGQMTGAGVAFSRFLEVDNTTGLLIAAVVVFFYAVLGGMKGITYTQVAQYVVLIIAYTIPAVFISLELTGNPIPGLGLFSNHTESGIPLLTKLDQVVTDLGFTAYTADVPNKLNMVLFTLSLMIGTAGLPHVIIRFFTVPKVSDARWSAGWALVFIALLYFTAPAVGAMARLNLIDTIYPQGVEAESITYDQRPDWMKTWEETGLIKYNDLNNDGRIQMYNDSGLGAAQLALNTAETDGGDVAAATAAVEQARTAHDLEVDGRFANAGWAGNELDVNNDILVLANPEIANLPPWVIGLIAAGGLAAALSTAAGLLLAISSAISHDLIKRNLNPNISDKGELKVARITMGIAIVVATWLGINPPGFAAQVVALAFGIAGASLFPVLMMGIFSKRINSLGAIAGMLTGLISILVYIFLFKGWFFISGTASFPDTEEYWLFGISPLSFGAVGAMLNFIVAFVVSYATPAPPLHIQELVESVRSPRGAGGAVDH; this is encoded by the coding sequence ATGAGTCAATTTGTAATTAATATTATTTTTGTGGGTCTATCCTTCGCTCTATACTTCGGTATTGCAATCTGGGCGCGAGCTGGTTCAACCAGTGAATTTTATGTCGCAGGTGGTGGTGTCCATCCCGTCGTCAACGGTATGGCAACCGCCGCTGACTGGATGAGTGCTGCATCATTTATTTCAATGGCAGGTATTCTTGCCGCTGGTGGCTATGGTGCCTCAACGTATCTAATGGGCTGGACTGGGGGTTATGTACTTCTAGCGATGCTGCTAGCACCATACTTGCGCAAATTTGGTAAATTTACGGTTCCTGATTTTATTGGGGACCGTTTTTACTCTAAGACTGCCGCTATGATTGCAGTCGTGTGTTTGATTATTGCGTCGACTACTTACGTTATTGGTCAGATGACAGGGGCTGGCGTCGCATTCTCACGTTTCTTAGAAGTCGACAATACGACTGGCCTTCTTATTGCTGCTGTGGTTGTTTTCTTTTATGCCGTACTAGGTGGTATGAAAGGTATTACCTACACGCAGGTTGCACAGTATGTCGTTCTAATCATTGCTTATACTATCCCTGCTGTCTTTATCTCACTTGAGCTGACCGGTAACCCAATTCCAGGTCTCGGTTTGTTCTCAAACCATACCGAATCAGGTATACCTTTATTGACTAAGCTTGATCAGGTAGTGACTGACTTAGGATTTACTGCTTATACCGCTGATGTACCAAATAAGTTAAACATGGTGCTATTTACCTTGTCGCTAATGATTGGTACAGCAGGTCTACCACACGTTATTATTCGTTTTTTCACTGTACCTAAAGTATCTGATGCGCGTTGGTCAGCAGGTTGGGCACTAGTATTCATTGCGTTACTTTACTTCACTGCTCCTGCAGTAGGTGCGATGGCTCGTTTGAACCTGATTGATACTATCTATCCACAAGGTGTTGAAGCAGAGTCTATCACCTATGATCAACGTCCAGATTGGATGAAAACATGGGAAGAGACTGGCCTCATTAAGTATAATGATCTCAATAATGATGGCCGTATTCAGATGTACAACGACAGTGGACTTGGTGCCGCTCAGTTGGCGCTAAATACTGCTGAAACTGATGGTGGCGATGTTGCCGCTGCTACTGCTGCTGTCGAACAGGCTCGTACTGCACACGATTTAGAAGTCGATGGTCGCTTTGCAAACGCAGGTTGGGCAGGTAACGAGCTTGACGTAAACAATGACATTCTAGTACTAGCTAACCCAGAAATTGCAAATCTTCCACCATGGGTTATTGGTCTTATTGCAGCAGGTGGCCTAGCAGCAGCACTATCAACTGCCGCAGGTCTACTATTGGCTATCTCATCAGCGATCAGTCATGACTTGATCAAAAGAAACCTCAACCCAAATATTAGTGATAAAGGCGAGTTAAAAGTAGCGCGTATCACTATGGGTATTGCGATTGTAGTAGCAACATGGTTAGGTATCAATCCACCAGGATTTGCCGCACAAGTCGTGGCACTCGCCTTCGGTATTGCGGGAGCTTCACTATTCCCAGTACTGATGATGGGTATTTTCTCTAAACGTATTAACAGCCTTGGCGCTATCGCTGGTATGTTAACGGGTTTGATTAGTATCCTAGTGTATATCTTTTTATTCAAAGGTTGGTTCTTCATCAGTGGTACTGCAAGTTTCCCTGATACAGAAGAGTATTGGCTGTTTGGTATCTCGCCGTTATCATTTGGTGCGGTTGGTGCTATGCTTAACTTCATCGTAGCATTTGTCGTCTCATATGCTACACCAGCACCACCATTACACATTCAAGAACTGGTTGAAAGTGTTCGCTCTCCACGCGGCGCTGGCGGTGCAGTCGACCACTAA
- a CDS encoding rhomboid family intramembrane serine protease gives MKWQQLLNLIMVRIKQVIGLYAFVLIPMWGMFFLNDVLLFGMWNIFGIVPRAFDVGSMIGVFASWTMHGNFSHLLGNTLTLLQILFLFGLFEKNAYRTVLKLIVASGLVTWVIGSPLSIHIGASGLCFAMLGYMIGGAVFARRWGYLLACIIMGTGYWLTIKQGLMPQQGISFAAHFGGLCAGLLLGANSKHTYSATSQRY, from the coding sequence ATGAAGTGGCAGCAATTGCTCAACTTGATCATGGTACGTATCAAGCAGGTCATTGGCTTATATGCGTTTGTACTCATACCAATGTGGGGCATGTTTTTTTTAAATGATGTATTGCTATTTGGTATGTGGAACATCTTTGGGATTGTGCCGCGCGCCTTTGATGTAGGAAGTATGATAGGAGTGTTTGCATCATGGACGATGCATGGAAACTTCTCACATTTACTGGGTAATACGTTAACGTTATTACAAATTTTGTTTTTGTTCGGATTGTTTGAAAAAAATGCCTACCGTACTGTACTCAAGCTGATTGTTGCATCGGGACTGGTTACTTGGGTTATTGGCTCACCCTTGTCCATTCACATTGGAGCGTCAGGATTGTGTTTTGCAATGCTCGGTTATATGATCGGTGGGGCAGTATTTGCCCGACGCTGGGGTTACTTACTTGCTTGTATTATCATGGGAACAGGATACTGGTTAACGATCAAACAAGGGCTGATGCCGCAACAAGGCATCTCATTTGCGGCACATTTTGGTGGTTTGTGTGCAGGTCTGCTATTAGGTGCTAACTCAAAACATACGTATTCGGCGACCTCTCAGCGCTATTAA
- a CDS encoding 5'-nucleotidase — protein MAVDFSNTLIVAISATALFDLTESENHLVQLLEQKPASAIKEFRDYMTERENEPLNIGAGYPLIKALLNLNEYCADKNGQDSEIEAPLVEVVIVSKSSPDTGIQVLNAILAHGLNISRSAFISGSPIAPYIKDFNVDLFLTTNRDDAQQVADANICACAILDATPVNTYELDTNQLRIAFDGDAVLFDDSGELLYKQKGLRAFHDRETQMRDLPIEKGPYAELLIKLSNLQERLPAGLQYSPIKIALVTARNAPADLRAIKTLREWGVNVDMAFFLGGLEKTAVLRTFAPHIFFDDSIQHIDAARDFIPTALVPYHSTSLLHGDSYLTSKQDAALLAFKPVERPLFAVRH, from the coding sequence ATGGCAGTCGATTTTAGTAACACGCTAATAGTCGCAATTTCTGCAACCGCACTTTTTGATTTAACAGAATCTGAAAACCATTTAGTACAATTATTGGAGCAAAAACCAGCAAGCGCTATCAAAGAATTTCGCGATTATATGACTGAACGTGAGAATGAGCCTTTAAATATTGGCGCCGGTTACCCATTGATCAAAGCTTTATTAAATTTGAACGAATATTGTGCAGATAAGAATGGACAGGATTCAGAAATAGAAGCGCCGTTAGTCGAAGTCGTTATCGTCTCAAAAAGTAGTCCAGACACAGGCATCCAAGTACTCAATGCCATTTTGGCGCATGGACTGAATATTTCACGATCTGCTTTTATTTCGGGTAGTCCAATTGCTCCCTATATCAAAGATTTCAATGTCGACTTGTTTTTGACCACAAACCGTGATGATGCACAGCAAGTTGCAGATGCCAATATCTGTGCTTGCGCAATCTTGGATGCGACCCCTGTCAATACTTATGAGTTGGACACCAATCAGCTACGCATTGCATTTGATGGCGACGCAGTGCTTTTTGATGATTCGGGGGAGCTGCTATATAAACAAAAAGGTCTGCGAGCTTTTCATGATCGCGAAACACAAATGCGTGATTTGCCAATTGAAAAAGGACCTTATGCTGAATTGCTGATTAAATTATCAAACTTACAAGAGCGTCTACCAGCTGGGCTTCAATATTCTCCAATCAAAATTGCTTTGGTCACCGCTCGTAATGCGCCTGCTGACTTGCGAGCGATTAAAACGCTGCGAGAGTGGGGCGTCAATGTGGACATGGCATTTTTCTTGGGCGGTTTAGAAAAAACAGCCGTGCTTAGAACGTTTGCGCCGCATATCTTTTTTGATGATTCGATCCAGCACATCGATGCGGCACGTGACTTCATTCCAACGGCGCTCGTTCCTTATCATTCGACCTCATTGCTACATGGGGACAGTTATTTAACCTCTAAGCAAGATGCGGCATTGTTGGCTTTTAAACCGGTAGAGCGTCCACTTTTTGCTGTGCGTCATTAA
- a CDS encoding TRAP transporter large permease yields MSPEIIGAIGLLVMIVLVVLRVPVALAMLGVGLVGFGAVTAPSGALQMLKDIPVDVLAKYDFSAIPLFILMGVFATHSGMAGKLFDATRTIFGGVRGSLGIAGIGSSGIFASISGSSLATASTMTKVALPQMEKYGYQPGFACGVLAAGGTLGIMIPPSIALLVYAILTQQSVGDMFIAGFLPGILGMVMYSITVMIMVRWKPHLARRGEPTSWKAKLLSLTGLIPFSFIFIIIIAGIFFGLFTPTEGAAVGAFVSWAYAFAKGMRLKGLKQSLIETLALSAVVFFMLLGAEALGYFISVSRLSYTMATWIGTLSVSPMIVLICILVMYFLLGLFMDALAMLVITIPVVYPIIVALGFDPVWFGIIAVLTVELGLITPPMGMNIFVIKAMAPHIKLSDMFRGVAPFIVSDVIRLGILVAFPAISLVLLT; encoded by the coding sequence ATGAGTCCAGAAATTATTGGTGCCATTGGCCTGCTGGTCATGATTGTATTGGTGGTGCTGCGAGTGCCAGTGGCATTGGCCATGTTGGGCGTGGGACTGGTCGGTTTTGGTGCTGTGACTGCGCCAAGTGGGGCACTGCAAATGCTCAAAGACATTCCAGTAGATGTTTTGGCAAAGTATGATTTTAGTGCCATTCCTTTATTTATTCTAATGGGTGTATTTGCGACTCATTCAGGTATGGCTGGCAAATTGTTTGACGCTACTAGAACTATATTTGGCGGGGTAAGAGGTAGCCTTGGTATTGCAGGTATTGGCTCATCTGGTATTTTTGCTTCTATTTCAGGCTCTTCTTTGGCGACTGCATCTACAATGACAAAGGTCGCGCTACCTCAAATGGAAAAGTATGGCTATCAGCCAGGTTTTGCCTGTGGCGTTTTGGCGGCTGGCGGTACGTTAGGGATTATGATTCCTCCCAGTATTGCATTACTGGTCTATGCTATTTTAACTCAGCAATCTGTCGGTGATATGTTTATCGCAGGTTTTTTGCCTGGCATCTTAGGTATGGTGATGTACTCTATCACTGTTATGATTATGGTACGCTGGAAACCGCATCTCGCACGTCGCGGTGAACCAACGTCTTGGAAAGCAAAGCTACTATCATTGACTGGTTTAATACCGTTCAGCTTTATTTTTATCATTATTATCGCTGGTATTTTCTTTGGGCTATTCACTCCAACAGAGGGCGCAGCAGTTGGCGCTTTTGTATCATGGGCCTATGCTTTTGCCAAAGGTATGCGCTTAAAAGGCCTGAAACAGTCACTCATTGAAACGCTTGCACTATCAGCAGTGGTCTTTTTTATGCTACTTGGTGCAGAGGCATTGGGTTACTTTATTTCGGTATCACGTCTGTCTTATACAATGGCCACTTGGATTGGGACTCTATCGGTCAGCCCGATGATTGTACTGATTTGTATTCTAGTCATGTACTTTTTACTGGGGCTATTTATGGACGCTTTAGCCATGTTGGTTATTACGATTCCAGTGGTTTATCCCATCATTGTGGCACTAGGGTTTGATCCTGTTTGGTTTGGTATTATTGCTGTATTGACGGTAGAACTGGGTTTGATTACACCGCCTATGGGGATGAATATTTTTGTCATTAAAGCGATGGCACCGCACATTAAGCTTAGTGACATGTTTCGAGGAGTTGCACCTTTTATTGTCTCAGATGTGATTCGATTGGGCATTTTGGTCGCTTTTCCAGCCATCTCTTTGGTGTTATTGACGTAA
- a CDS encoding TRAP transporter small permease: MIFLIKISTFISRLCQFFGGISLIIIVLATMLDVTARYIFKLTGGEFGFTVKGSVEIVSYFMLFALLAAFAAFVERSQIIVDVFTQKMPQTIKGYMMGVFMLGFFVIGIVFSWGLYESAIDAIEYGKVTQDLRVSMMPIYMFSAFLSLLLAIRSLIESINIFKTGEFFDAEETGA, encoded by the coding sequence ATGATCTTTTTAATTAAAATCAGTACCTTCATCTCTAGGCTATGCCAGTTTTTTGGCGGTATCAGTCTTATCATCATCGTGTTAGCGACCATGCTAGATGTGACGGCTCGTTATATTTTTAAGCTCACGGGTGGCGAGTTTGGGTTTACGGTAAAGGGCAGTGTAGAGATTGTCTCTTACTTTATGTTATTTGCTTTACTTGCCGCTTTTGCCGCCTTTGTAGAGCGATCACAAATTATCGTCGATGTATTCACCCAAAAGATGCCTCAGACTATTAAAGGTTACATGATGGGCGTCTTTATGTTGGGCTTTTTCGTTATTGGGATCGTTTTCTCGTGGGGGCTCTATGAAAGTGCAATTGATGCTATAGAGTATGGCAAGGTCACTCAAGATCTTAGAGTTTCAATGATGCCCATTTATATGTTTAGTGCCTTTCTGAGCCTTTTGCTTGCCATTCGCTCGCTGATCGAATCCATCAATATCTTTAAAACGGGCGAGTTCTTTGACGCCGAGGAGACAGGCGCATGA
- a CDS encoding TRAP transporter substrate-binding protein — MKLAPLFSIGALAAISLFGCSNQSADTTDGSSATSQDTTVLRFSHFWPATSSISTEVFEPWAKQIETDSNGRLKVELYPSAGLAKADVTYESAAKGTIDIGSQAHGYTSGRFPLTQITELPGLSNSATQMGCMLQTLYEDGTLASEYKDTHMLFMYGAGPGSLHTTDKLIRTPADMKGMRIRRPSAVAGDIIESAGASPVGLPANDMYTSLQRGVVDGLSFPWEAVTAFKIDEITKYHTNIPFYSSALMVTMNKDKYDSLPDDLKQVLDKNSGMALANKVGEVFDKHDQMAIQAAKDKGDEIIEIPDPLNDPNWKGPLEKGTKKYLSDVKALGLDADSVYEKAKAASAACKV; from the coding sequence ATGAAGTTAGCTCCTCTTTTTTCGATTGGTGCTTTAGCCGCTATCAGCCTTTTTGGCTGTTCTAACCAGTCAGCTGACACAACTGATGGATCATCTGCAACCTCTCAAGATACGACCGTCTTACGCTTCTCTCATTTTTGGCCAGCAACTTCTTCCATTAGTACAGAAGTTTTTGAACCTTGGGCTAAGCAAATAGAAACAGATTCTAATGGTCGCTTAAAAGTAGAGTTATACCCATCAGCAGGTCTTGCGAAAGCTGACGTCACTTATGAGTCGGCTGCTAAAGGTACCATTGATATCGGTTCACAAGCCCATGGTTATACTAGTGGTCGCTTTCCGCTGACTCAGATTACTGAGCTTCCAGGTTTATCAAATTCAGCCACTCAGATGGGTTGTATGCTACAGACGCTTTATGAAGACGGAACGCTTGCCAGTGAATACAAAGACACGCATATGCTATTTATGTATGGCGCTGGACCAGGCTCTCTGCATACTACTGACAAACTGATTCGTACACCTGCGGATATGAAAGGTATGCGCATTCGTCGTCCTTCGGCAGTCGCTGGTGACATTATCGAAAGTGCGGGCGCATCACCTGTTGGTCTACCTGCAAATGACATGTACACCTCTTTACAGCGCGGTGTTGTTGATGGTCTCAGTTTCCCATGGGAAGCCGTAACGGCTTTTAAAATTGACGAAATTACTAAGTACCATACCAATATTCCTTTTTATAGCTCGGCACTCATGGTGACGATGAATAAAGACAAGTACGACAGTCTGCCTGATGATTTGAAACAAGTTTTGGATAAAAATTCAGGTATGGCCCTTGCTAATAAAGTGGGTGAGGTATTTGATAAGCATGATCAGATGGCCATACAAGCAGCTAAAGATAAAGGTGACGAAATTATCGAGATTCCTGACCCACTCAATGATCCAAATTGGAAAGGTCCGCTTGAAAAGGGTACTAAAAAATATTTGAGTGATGTCAAAGCATTAGGTCTGGATGCTGATAGTGTCTATGAAAAAGCCAAAGCTGCTAGCGCAGCCTGTAAGGTATAG
- a CDS encoding DNA glycosylase — protein sequence MMMGTFPPTVDKWAMSFHYPNFYNDMWRIYGRVFFDDADYFRVDDEKRFDPERIRAFMFERGIASCPTVKQAIRETGNASDKNLTVVTRVDLDNILPQVPQVKTLFTTGGKATEVLMSLLEIPPAKSKYPKTNQSMDYPYQWQTDEQTSSVNDLTLYRLPSTSRAYPLALDKKVAAYREFFEKMGKL from the coding sequence ATGATGATGGGAACGTTCCCGCCCACGGTTGACAAATGGGCAATGAGCTTTCATTATCCTAACTTTTATAATGATATGTGGCGGATTTATGGTCGTGTGTTCTTCGATGATGCTGACTATTTTCGGGTAGACGACGAAAAACGTTTCGATCCTGAACGTATTCGTGCCTTTATGTTTGAGCGCGGCATCGCTTCTTGTCCCACGGTCAAACAAGCCATTCGAGAGACGGGCAATGCTTCTGATAAAAACCTAACAGTCGTTACTCGCGTTGATTTGGACAATATTTTGCCGCAAGTGCCCCAAGTAAAGACTTTATTTACCACAGGCGGTAAGGCGACAGAAGTTTTGATGAGTTTGCTTGAGATCCCACCAGCCAAATCAAAATATCCTAAGACCAATCAAAGTATGGACTATCCTTACCAGTGGCAAACCGATGAGCAAACCAGTTCTGTTAATGACTTAACTTTATATAGGTTGCCATCTACCTCACGCGCTTATCCGCTAGCATTAGACAAAAAAGTCGCTGCTTATAGAGAATTTTTTGAAAAAATGGGGAAGTTATAA
- the upp gene encoding uracil phosphoribosyltransferase, with protein MSDLNSDLNITVIDHPLVRHKLSLMREKDCSTYKFRTLTKELARLMAYEASRDFEIETFPMQGWCGEITGEQIIGKTATIVPILRAGIGMLDGVLDLIPTAKISVVGLQRDEETLQPVPFFEKFVSHMDKRPALIIDPMLATGGSMVATIEMLKKNGCTNIKALVLVAAPEGVRLVNEAHPDVTIYTAALDSHLDEHGYIIPGLGDAGDKIFGKQLSNR; from the coding sequence ATGAGTGACTTAAACAGCGATTTAAACATTACGGTAATTGATCATCCACTAGTCCGTCATAAGCTCAGCCTAATGCGCGAAAAAGATTGTAGTACTTATAAATTTCGCACATTGACCAAAGAGCTTGCGCGCTTGATGGCTTATGAAGCAAGCCGTGATTTTGAGATTGAAACCTTCCCAATGCAAGGCTGGTGTGGCGAAATCACTGGTGAGCAAATCATCGGTAAGACAGCGACGATTGTACCGATTTTGCGTGCGGGTATTGGCATGCTTGATGGGGTGCTCGATTTGATTCCTACTGCTAAGATTTCTGTTGTGGGTCTACAACGTGATGAAGAAACCTTACAGCCAGTGCCTTTCTTTGAAAAGTTTGTGAGCCACATGGACAAACGCCCTGCACTTATCATTGACCCGATGCTCGCAACGGGTGGCTCAATGGTTGCGACCATTGAGATGCTAAAGAAAAATGGCTGTACCAATATCAAAGCGTTGGTTTTGGTTGCCGCTCCTGAAGGCGTACGCTTAGTCAATGAAGCGCATCCTGACGTGACCATTTATACCGCTGCGCTTGACAGCCATTTGGATGAGCACGGTTATATCATTCCTGGTCTGGGTGATGCGGGTGATAAAATCTTTGGTAAGCAATTATCAAATCGATAA
- a CDS encoding SDR family NAD(P)-dependent oxidoreductase → MNVLITGASAGFGKALAEGLVAKGHRVIGCARRLEKLNALAETLGENFLPVVMDVSDTDSIPHIIANLPDGFNQIDVLVNNAGLALGTEPAHKASLDDWMRMTDTNVKGLIALTHAVLPAMVDRDSGYIINVGSIAGNWPYFGGNVYGATKAFVKQFSLNLRADLVGTQVRVTNIEPGVVAGTEFSNVRYHGDDDKAAKVYDGFKTMTGEDIGDILLWLIESPAHINVNRLEVMPVAQTYNGLTIAKQDK, encoded by the coding sequence ATGAACGTATTGATTACAGGAGCAAGTGCGGGTTTTGGTAAAGCACTGGCTGAGGGTTTGGTCGCAAAAGGTCACCGTGTCATTGGTTGTGCCAGGCGTTTAGAGAAACTTAATGCCTTGGCAGAGACTTTGGGCGAAAACTTTTTACCTGTGGTTATGGATGTGAGCGACACTGACTCCATCCCGCACATCATTGCCAATCTGCCTGACGGCTTTAATCAAATCGATGTCTTGGTCAACAATGCTGGTCTCGCACTCGGTACAGAGCCTGCACACAAAGCCAGTCTTGACGACTGGATGCGCATGACCGATACCAATGTTAAAGGTTTAATCGCACTGACTCATGCTGTCTTGCCAGCGATGGTGGATCGTGACAGCGGTTACATCATCAATGTCGGCTCGATTGCGGGCAACTGGCCATACTTTGGCGGCAATGTCTACGGCGCAACCAAAGCGTTTGTCAAACAATTCAGCTTAAACTTGCGCGCTGATCTGGTCGGTACGCAAGTGCGTGTGACCAATATTGAACCGGGCGTCGTGGCAGGTACTGAGTTTTCAAATGTGCGCTATCATGGCGATGACGATAAGGCTGCAAAAGTATATGATGGCTTTAAAACCATGACGGGTGAAGATATTGGCGATATTTTATTATGGCTGATTGAATCGCCTGCTCATATCAACGTCAATCGCTTGGAAGTAATGCCAGTGGCACAAACTTATAATGGTTTGACAATTGCCAAGCAAGACAAATAG